Proteins encoded together in one Myxocyprinus asiaticus isolate MX2 ecotype Aquarium Trade chromosome 9, UBuf_Myxa_2, whole genome shotgun sequence window:
- the hyal2a gene encoding hyaluronidase-2: MAKVMAYWFPPIWRTCLLVPLILNHFTHAQDLKPTIWPLYPHKPLVLIWNAPTEDCRPRHNVHFELNQFQIVASPNEGFTKQNLTIFYKDRLGRYPYFEADGTAINGGLPQTASITHHQEKMPEGIEKYIRDPSAQGLAVIDWEEWRPLWIRNWDTKDVYRRQSRLLVTQKNPNWTSEQIKKVSQQEFEISSRKFMLETLRLAKSLRPNQLWGFYLFPDCYNHDYRNSLENYTGRCPDVEVARNDHLKWLWTESTALFPSIYMGSVLRSTSSGRQFVRNRVKEGMRLASVGEGLARPVFVYTRPTYANELELLTETDLVSTIGESVALGAAGIILWGDASYASSNVSCFSLNQYLRGPLGRYLVNVSTAAEQCSRFLCSSHGRCLRRYPDTDTYLHLDPQMHTIVGQGSGLRVEGEQSAEKQRQMSEDFQCQCFSGYKGERCSLEDPLHQKGAAHALKALWLYILTLFLLNLLA, translated from the exons ATGGCAAAAGTCATGGCTTACTGGTTCCCACCTATTTGGAGAACCTGTTTGTTGGTTCCACTGATTCTCAATCACTTTACTCATGCTCAAGATTTGAAGCCCACCATATGGCCTCTTTACCCTCACAAGCCTCTGGTTCTCATCTGGAACGCCCCGACAGAAGACTGCAGACCTCGCCACAATGTCCATTTCGAGCTCAATCAGTTTCAGATTGTAGCCTCACCTAATGAGGGTTTTACCAAACAGAACCTCACAATATTTTACAAAGACCGCCTGGGTCGGTATCCATACTTTGAGGCAGATGGTACGGCCATTAATGGTGGACTTCCACAAACCGCCAGCATCACACACCACCAGGAGAAGATGCCAGAGGGGATCGAGAAATACATTCGTGACCCATCTGCACAAGGTTTAGCCGTTATAGACTGGGAAGAATGGCGCCCACTATGGATACGAAACTGGGACACCAAAGATGTTTACAGGAGACAGTCGCGGCTTTTAGTGACCCAAAAAAACCCAAACTGGACTTCTGAACAGATAAAGAAAGTATCCCAACAGGAATTTGAGATCTCTAGCCGCAAATTCATGCTAGAGACATTACGTCTGGCCAAAAGCTTGCGTCCCAACCAGCTTTGGGGCTTCTACCTCTTTCCTGACTGCTATAACCATGATTACCGCAACAGCTTGGAGAACTACACGGGCCGTTGCCCGGATGTCGAGGTAGCCAGGAACGACCATCTTAAATGGCTTTGGACTGAAAGCACAGCCCTTTTTCCTTCAATATATATGGGCTCCGTGTTGCGTTCGACATCCTCTGGTCGCCAGTTTGTCCGAAACAGGGTGAAGGAGGGAATGAGATTGGCATCGGTTGGAGAGGGACTGGCACGCCCTGTTTTTGTCTATACCCGTCCCACTTATGCTAATGAACTGGAATTGCTGACTGAA ACTGATTTGGTTTCCACCATTGGAGAAAGTGTGGCCCTGGGTGCAGCTGGTATTATACTCTGGGGTGATGCCAGTTATGCCAGTAGCAAT GTGAGCTGTTTCAGTCTGAACCAGTACTTGCGGGGTCCTCTGGGTCGGTACCTCGTCAACGTCTCCACGGCAGCCGAGCAGTGCAGTCGCTTCCTGTGCAGTTCCCACGGTCGATGTCTGCGCAGATACCCGGACACAGACACATATCTCCACCTAGACCCGCAGATGCACACTATAGTGGGTCAGGGGAGCGGACTGCGTGTGGAAGGAGAACAGAGCGCAGAAAAACAGAGACAAATGAGCGAGGACTTTCAGTGTCAGTGTTTTAGCGGGTATAAGGGCGAGAGATGCAGTCTTGAAGACCCTCTTCACCAGAAAGGAGCGGCACATGCACTTAAAGCACTGTGGCTTTATATTCTCACCCTATTTCTGCTTAATTTATTGGCCTGA